The following proteins are co-located in the bacterium genome:
- a CDS encoding CoB--CoM heterodisulfide reductase iron-sulfur subunit B family protein, whose protein sequence is MKFSYYPGCSLHSTGKEYDESTRAVCHKLDIELIDIPDWNCCGASAAHSLNHNLSTDLSSRNILLAQNAGLDIAVPCSACYSNLKQADKELREDGEKRQRLEQIVGIARYSTPLPPPAGDIQRLEQKEGVPLSSELKVRHLLDVLYQEVGQIAKMVKKPLSGLKVAPYYGCLITRPPQKDGFDSVEQPQSMDKILDACGCDVVSWSYKTDCCGAGLSLSQSPVVVELVGKLVSMAKQAGAECIVTACPLCQTNLEMRQDGTNMPIFYFTEILGLALGMKEVERWLKRHLIRPIGLVGGCSSGG, encoded by the coding sequence ATGAAATTTTCGTATTATCCCGGTTGTTCACTTCATTCTACAGGCAAGGAATATGATGAGTCAACACGAGCAGTGTGTCATAAATTGGATATAGAATTGATAGATATTCCTGACTGGAATTGTTGTGGAGCCAGTGCGGCGCATAGCTTGAATCATAACTTATCTACAGACCTGAGTAGTCGCAATATCCTGCTGGCTCAAAATGCAGGTCTGGATATAGCTGTCCCTTGTTCAGCCTGTTATAGCAATCTCAAACAGGCGGATAAGGAATTAAGAGAGGATGGTGAGAAAAGACAAAGGTTGGAACAAATAGTTGGTATCGCACGATATTCCACCCCCTTACCCCCGCCAGCGGGGGACATTCAAAGGTTGGAACAAAAAGAGGGAGTTCCACTTTCCAGTGAACTTAAGGTCAGGCATTTGTTAGATGTGCTCTATCAGGAAGTAGGACAAATTGCTAAAATGGTAAAAAAACCTTTGTCCGGGTTAAAGGTTGCTCCTTATTACGGCTGTTTGATAACCAGACCACCACAAAAGGATGGATTTGATTCTGTAGAACAGCCACAATCTATGGATAAAATCCTTGATGCTTGCGGCTGTGATGTGGTTTCCTGGTCATATAAAACAGACTGTTGTGGGGCAGGATTATCTTTATCGCAATCTCCAGTGGTAGTTGAATTGGTGGGGAAACTTGTTAGTATGGCAAAACAGGCGGGTGCAGAATGTATTGTTACTGCCTGCCCGTTGTGTCAAACAAACCTTGAAATGCGCCAGGATGGAACAAATATGCCTATCTTTTATTTTACCGAGATATTGGGTCTGGCGTTGGGGATGAAAGAGGTAGAGAGGTGGTTGAAAAGGCATTTGATTAGACCGATAGGGTTAGTTGGGGGTTGTTCTTCAGGAGGATAA
- a CDS encoding MFS transporter, whose translation MDKEVARKPIKIFALASFLNDLGSDMIYPIWPLFVTSVLGANMAVLGFIDGLGEAIVSISQAASGYISDKMRKRKVFIWVGYLCGSVSRVGYALSTTWQYLIPFRILDRAGKIRAAPRDAIVADISTNENRGRNFGLIRAMDNLGAVCGIIVCILFVELLGYRNLFLIAAIPSTISSLLIFALIKEKTATGNIYKGFSLKNLDKNFKLFLLLSSFFALGSFSYSFLLVYAKELGFQVTFIPVLYLVFTLTASISSLPFGKLSDKIGRKQVLLLSYICWGLVAYSFIFIQIYWVIILTFVLYGLHKGMLEPVQRTLVSELTPVEYRASGLGLFQMVVGLCALPSSLIAGILWDRINIFMPFYFSLSLTILSIIMLMFVREKRL comes from the coding sequence ATGGATAAAGAAGTAGCAAGAAAACCAATTAAAATATTTGCTTTAGCATCATTTTTAAATGATTTAGGTTCTGATATGATTTATCCCATCTGGCCATTATTTGTCACCTCTGTCTTAGGAGCCAATATGGCTGTTCTTGGTTTCATCGACGGACTGGGTGAGGCTATCGTTTCCATATCACAAGCCGCCTCTGGTTACATCTCTGACAAAATGAGAAAAAGGAAGGTTTTTATCTGGGTAGGTTATTTGTGTGGTTCGGTATCAAGGGTTGGTTACGCTCTATCAACTACCTGGCAGTATTTAATTCCATTCAGGATTTTAGATAGAGCAGGCAAAATAAGAGCCGCTCCAAGAGATGCTATTGTGGCTGATATTTCTACAAACGAAAATAGAGGCAGAAACTTTGGATTAATCAGAGCGATGGATAATTTGGGGGCGGTATGTGGGATTATAGTTTGTATCTTATTTGTTGAATTATTAGGATATAGAAATTTATTTTTAATAGCCGCTATACCATCAACTATTAGTAGTTTGTTAATTTTTGCTTTAATAAAAGAAAAAACAGCAACTGGTAATATCTACAAGGGATTTTCTCTGAAAAACTTAGATAAAAACTTTAAATTATTTCTCCTCTTAAGCTCTTTTTTTGCTCTGGGTTCTTTTAGTTACTCTTTTTTACTGGTATATGCAAAGGAATTGGGTTTTCAGGTAACATTTATCCCGGTTCTGTATTTGGTATTTACTCTGACTGCTTCTATTTCTTCTTTACCTTTTGGGAAACTTTCTGATAAGATAGGTAGAAAACAAGTCCTGCTGTTATCTTATATTTGTTGGGGATTAGTTGCCTATAGTTTTATCTTTATTCAAATCTATTGGGTAATCATTTTGACATTCGTTTTATACGGTTTGCACAAAGGGATGTTAGAACCTGTTCAAAGAACATTAGTCAGTGAACTAACCCCGGTAGAATACAGAGCAAGCGGTTTGGGTCTATTTCAGATGGTTGTAGGTTTGTGTGCCTTGCCATCTTCTCTGATTGCAGGGATACTCTGGGACAGAATTAATATATTTATGCCATTTTATTTTTCCTTGAGCCTAACCATTTTGTCAATTATTATGCTAATGTTTGTGAGGGAGAAACGGTTATGA
- a CDS encoding 4Fe-4S dicluster domain-containing protein, with the protein MMNLELQIREKSNQNVNKCLQCLKCSSGCPIASWMDYKPNQINRMIQMGDKNRVLCSSVIWLCVGCQTCLTRCPMQIDIPRVMDTLREIAIKEKIPSKQPNVTMFHQLFLDSVKRWGRTHEVELIGLYKLRSANLFQDMQLGRDMFIKGKLSIFPEIIKGRKAVKQMFKRCK; encoded by the coding sequence ATGATGAATTTAGAGTTACAAATAAGAGAAAAAAGTAATCAAAATGTAAATAAATGTCTTCAATGTTTGAAGTGCTCATCCGGTTGTCCCATCGCCTCCTGGATGGACTACAAACCTAATCAGATTAACCGAATGATTCAGATGGGAGACAAAAATAGAGTGCTTTGCTCTTCTGTCATTTGGTTATGTGTTGGATGTCAAACCTGTCTTACCAGATGCCCGATGCAAATTGATATTCCCAGAGTGATGGATACCCTTCGAGAAATAGCCATAAAAGAAAAAATACCCAGCAAACAACCAAATGTGACTATGTTCCATCAACTATTCCTTGATAGTGTTAAAAGATGGGGCAGGACACACGAGGTAGAATTGATTGGGCTCTACAAGCTAAGAAGTGCCAACCTGTTCCAGGATATGCAACTGGGACGGGATATGTTTATTAAGGGTAAGTTAAGTATATTCCCAGAGATTATTAAAGGCAGAAAGGCTGTGAAGCAAATGTTTAAGAGGTGTAAATAA